The following proteins are co-located in the Paludibaculum fermentans genome:
- a CDS encoding TonB-dependent receptor: MLHVRVTRLLIVGLLFAFCLMAQRDLGTIAGTVTDPQGGVIPNAKVTIKEEATGLTYDLTTNSSGEFARPALKPGNYTVTAEATGFRRVAQQNVVLVGGDRVAVPMSLPVGNVSESVEVSAQAPLLQTETTTLGADLGRRAVSELPLGGQRTFSFLARLSPGVVPAEGGARDAVGGGFSANGVRSNGQNNFLLNGVDNNVNVIDFLNQTAFVVGPSVEAIGEMRVLTNGYNAEYGRGAGGVVNVNLKSGTNEVHGVLFEILQNDKINANRWEYNKAGKPRGPFKQNQYGAAIGAPIIKNKLFIFGDYQGTRITSSGGSIQNLGYGGFYTIPTAAMRQGDFSKLLGSSVGTDANGNNIVANQIFDPKSNATVNGQLIRTPFTGNMIPSSRFDPAAAKLMGLFPNENQPVKAGVTPFNDYFASTAGRQNTDQGDGRVDYRLSDKDSLFGSLSWQNTNKFNEPFLPGALDGTPFNAVTEEDLSRNAQLSYTRVWNPSIVSETRVGFSRLVTSRVGANPDKDLFKEFGIGGYNPMTALNGGLPQMQFSTGYTQIGANDWLPSKEYSNVWDFIQNVSIMKGHHSYKFGAEYRPIKFPFFQVPYPHGEMNFNRNETAYPSATGTQGALNTLTGDDYASFLLGNINNGRVSTNNFISSEKVAWAFYFQDDWKLTPKLTLNIGMRYELFSPIGEKFARQSNFVYDNLTLFIPKGKDQDAPLPPNFPTAFPNVKVSRGEVDKYMIPWDKTNFAPRIGLAYNWRDNTVIRLGYGAFYGGEENQGGNPNRGESVPFNQSTDLARPTSAIFDVNPFFTNGLAGGFPSNVFSLNAPVSFRGVAVNFRNSLVHKWNFAVQRQLPWQSSLEIAYVGNHQAHQLFQPDWNACANIGTTSSTMQGCSTALRPTPYIGGISGTASFGFGDYHGMTTKFDKRYSNGLMLMASYTYGHALANTGTTLSGSTGFGTLDPRNYSSSYSTAAWDIRHNFVSNFTYEIPFGKGKTYGTHMNTVVNALVGNWQANGILTLRTGQPFTLRSNGCQGIWNSCMPDLVAGQDPQAAPTGGRNPDKWFNTAAVTAPASLTGGNLGLQSNTGPAGRTLDFSLFKDFAFTERIKLQFRAEGTNVANTPQFGIPDNNRQNSTFGVINSTNSGTERHMQFALRLQF; the protein is encoded by the coding sequence ATGCTCCATGTGAGAGTCACGCGACTGCTCATCGTCGGATTGCTCTTCGCGTTCTGCCTGATGGCACAGCGCGATCTAGGAACAATCGCTGGTACGGTGACAGACCCCCAGGGTGGGGTGATTCCCAATGCCAAAGTCACGATCAAAGAAGAGGCCACAGGGCTCACTTACGATCTGACAACCAACTCATCAGGCGAGTTCGCAAGACCCGCCTTGAAACCCGGCAACTATACAGTCACAGCGGAAGCGACCGGCTTCCGGCGAGTTGCGCAGCAGAACGTCGTTCTGGTGGGCGGTGACCGTGTTGCCGTGCCGATGTCGCTCCCTGTCGGCAACGTCTCCGAATCGGTGGAAGTATCGGCCCAGGCGCCTCTGCTTCAGACGGAGACCACGACGTTGGGCGCCGACCTGGGTAGAAGAGCCGTCAGCGAGCTGCCTCTCGGCGGCCAGCGGACGTTCTCGTTTCTGGCCAGATTGTCACCGGGTGTTGTCCCTGCCGAAGGTGGCGCACGTGATGCTGTCGGCGGCGGCTTTTCCGCCAACGGCGTGCGTTCGAACGGGCAGAACAACTTCCTGCTGAACGGTGTTGACAACAACGTCAACGTGATCGACTTCCTGAACCAGACCGCTTTTGTGGTCGGACCTTCCGTGGAAGCGATCGGCGAAATGCGCGTGCTGACAAACGGCTACAACGCCGAGTACGGACGCGGCGCCGGCGGCGTGGTCAACGTCAATCTGAAGTCGGGCACGAACGAAGTGCACGGCGTGTTGTTCGAAATCCTGCAGAACGACAAGATCAACGCGAATCGCTGGGAATACAACAAAGCCGGCAAGCCGCGTGGCCCGTTCAAGCAGAACCAGTACGGTGCGGCGATCGGTGCTCCCATCATCAAAAACAAGCTATTCATCTTTGGCGACTATCAGGGCACTCGCATCACCTCCTCCGGCGGCAGCATCCAGAATCTGGGCTACGGCGGTTTCTATACGATCCCGACGGCAGCAATGCGGCAGGGCGATTTTTCCAAACTGCTGGGATCGTCGGTAGGCACGGACGCAAACGGAAACAACATTGTCGCGAACCAGATCTTCGATCCAAAATCGAATGCGACGGTGAACGGACAGCTGATCAGGACCCCGTTTACCGGGAACATGATTCCGTCGAGCCGTTTTGACCCGGCGGCTGCGAAACTGATGGGTCTGTTTCCCAACGAGAACCAGCCCGTCAAAGCCGGCGTGACCCCGTTCAACGACTACTTCGCTTCCACGGCCGGCCGGCAGAACACCGATCAGGGTGACGGCCGCGTCGACTACCGCCTGAGCGACAAGGACTCGCTGTTCGGATCGTTGAGCTGGCAGAATACCAACAAATTCAACGAGCCGTTTCTTCCCGGCGCGCTGGACGGCACCCCGTTCAACGCCGTCACGGAAGAGGACCTGAGCCGCAACGCTCAGTTGAGCTACACGCGTGTATGGAATCCTTCCATCGTGTCCGAGACCCGTGTCGGCTTCAGCCGCCTGGTCACCTCGCGCGTTGGTGCGAATCCGGACAAGGACCTGTTCAAGGAATTCGGCATCGGCGGTTATAATCCGATGACGGCCCTGAACGGCGGCCTGCCGCAGATGCAGTTCTCGACTGGCTACACGCAGATTGGCGCGAACGACTGGCTGCCTTCCAAGGAATATTCGAACGTTTGGGACTTCATCCAGAACGTGTCGATCATGAAGGGCCACCACTCCTACAAGTTCGGCGCCGAGTACCGCCCCATCAAGTTCCCGTTCTTCCAGGTGCCTTACCCGCACGGCGAAATGAACTTCAACCGGAACGAGACGGCATATCCTTCGGCTACCGGCACACAGGGCGCGTTGAATACGCTGACTGGCGACGACTATGCGTCGTTCCTGCTCGGAAACATCAACAATGGCCGTGTTTCGACAAACAACTTCATCTCCTCCGAGAAGGTTGCCTGGGCGTTCTATTTCCAGGACGACTGGAAGCTGACTCCCAAGTTGACGTTGAACATCGGCATGCGCTACGAGTTGTTCTCGCCCATCGGCGAGAAGTTCGCCCGCCAGTCCAATTTCGTCTACGACAATCTGACTCTGTTCATCCCGAAGGGCAAGGACCAGGACGCACCGCTGCCTCCGAACTTCCCGACGGCCTTCCCGAACGTCAAAGTTTCGCGCGGCGAAGTGGACAAGTACATGATCCCGTGGGACAAGACCAACTTCGCCCCGCGTATCGGTCTTGCCTACAACTGGCGTGACAACACCGTGATCCGCCTGGGTTACGGCGCCTTCTACGGTGGTGAAGAGAATCAGGGCGGCAATCCGAATCGCGGTGAGTCCGTCCCCTTCAACCAATCCACCGATCTGGCCCGTCCCACCTCGGCCATCTTCGACGTGAACCCGTTCTTCACGAACGGCCTCGCCGGCGGCTTCCCGAGCAACGTGTTCTCCCTGAATGCCCCGGTTTCGTTCCGCGGCGTTGCAGTGAACTTCCGCAATTCGCTGGTCCACAAGTGGAACTTCGCGGTGCAGAGACAGCTGCCCTGGCAGTCCTCGCTGGAAATCGCCTACGTCGGCAACCACCAGGCGCATCAATTGTTCCAGCCTGACTGGAACGCCTGCGCGAACATCGGTACGACTTCGTCGACGATGCAGGGTTGCAGCACGGCGCTTCGGCCCACGCCCTATATCGGTGGCATCTCCGGAACCGCTTCGTTCGGCTTCGGCGATTATCACGGCATGACGACCAAGTTCGACAAGCGTTACTCGAACGGTCTCATGTTGATGGCGTCTTACACCTACGGCCACGCGCTGGCCAACACCGGCACGACCCTCAGCGGTTCGACCGGCTTCGGGACTCTTGATCCCCGCAACTATTCCAGCAGCTACTCGACGGCAGCGTGGGACATCCGGCACAACTTCGTGTCGAACTTCACCTACGAAATTCCGTTTGGCAAGGGCAAGACGTATGGCACCCACATGAACACGGTAGTCAACGCTCTGGTGGGCAACTGGCAGGCCAACGGCATCCTCACGCTACGCACCGGCCAGCCTTTCACCCTCCGGTCGAATGGCTGCCAGGGCATCTGGAATTCCTGCATGCCTGACCTGGTCGCTGGTCAGGATCCGCAGGCCGCACCGACCGGCGGACGGAATCCGGATAAGTGGTTCAACACGGCTGCCGTCACGGCGCCGGCTTCCCTCACGGGCGGCAACCTTGGACTGCAGAGCAACACCGGCCCCGCGGGCCGCACGCTTGATTTCTCCCTCTTTAAGGACTTCGCGTTCACAGAGCGGATCAAGCTGCAGTTCCGTGCCGAGGGTACGAACGTGGCCAACACGCCTCAGTTCGGCATCCCGGACAATAACCGGCAGAACTCGACGTTTGGTGTGATCAACAGCACCAATTCGGGCACCGAACGCCACATGCAGTTCGCTCTCCGGCTGCAATTCTGA
- a CDS encoding SGNH/GDSL hydrolase family protein, whose product MDRRRFTLLLGSSPLLAQAPAAAPELEWHDAKKLRVEGLGFQDVKAPYDRLPGRAEGVVRPVVWDLSRDSAGVLVRFITNATAIHARWTLTNKTLTTPNSTPVACSGLDLYAKNDAGRWHWLGIGRPTKFPENTDALASGLPAGPREYMVYLPMHNPVTSVEIGVPKGSSMETGPARPAGRKPIVFYGTSITHGFSASRAGMTHVSMLGRLFDREVINLGFSGNGKMEPEVAKFVAELDPAVFVLDCLPNLTAKEVHSNAIPCVKVLREAHPDTPILLVEDRNYADNFLNASRRERNESNHAAMREEYAKMQKEKIPHLHYLKADDLLGSDGEATIDGSHPTDLGFTRQAAEFQKALKKILK is encoded by the coding sequence ATGGATCGACGCCGATTTACGCTGCTGCTGGGTTCGTCGCCGTTGCTGGCGCAGGCTCCGGCCGCCGCTCCGGAGCTGGAATGGCACGATGCCAAAAAGCTGAGGGTGGAGGGGTTGGGCTTTCAGGACGTGAAGGCGCCCTACGACCGTCTGCCCGGACGCGCTGAGGGTGTAGTGCGGCCCGTGGTCTGGGATCTCAGCCGCGACTCAGCCGGCGTCCTGGTCCGCTTCATCACGAACGCCACGGCGATTCATGCGCGCTGGACCCTGACCAACAAGACTCTCACGACGCCAAACAGCACCCCGGTGGCCTGCAGCGGCCTGGACCTGTACGCGAAGAACGACGCCGGACGCTGGCACTGGCTCGGCATCGGGCGTCCGACGAAGTTTCCGGAAAACACCGACGCGCTGGCCAGCGGCCTGCCGGCCGGTCCGCGCGAGTACATGGTGTACCTGCCGATGCACAACCCGGTCACCTCCGTCGAGATCGGCGTGCCCAAGGGGAGTTCGATGGAGACCGGACCCGCCCGGCCGGCGGGCCGCAAGCCGATCGTGTTCTACGGGACGTCGATCACGCACGGCTTCTCCGCATCGCGCGCCGGCATGACGCACGTCTCGATGTTGGGCCGCCTCTTCGATCGGGAAGTGATCAACCTGGGCTTCTCCGGCAACGGCAAGATGGAGCCCGAAGTCGCGAAGTTCGTGGCGGAGCTGGATCCGGCCGTGTTCGTGCTCGACTGCCTGCCGAACCTCACGGCCAAAGAGGTCCACTCGAATGCCATCCCGTGCGTGAAGGTCCTGCGCGAGGCCCATCCCGACACGCCCATCCTGCTGGTGGAAGACCGCAACTACGCGGACAATTTCCTGAACGCCTCGCGGCGCGAGCGCAATGAATCGAACCACGCCGCCATGCGGGAAGAGTACGCCAAAATGCAGAAGGAGAAGATCCCGCACCTGCACTATCTCAAGGCGGACGACCTGCTGGGCAGCGACGGCGAAGCGACCATCGACGGCTCGCACCCGACCGACCTCGGCTTCACGCGCCAGGCGGCGGAGTTCCAGAAGGCGCTAAAGAAGATCCTGAAATAG
- a CDS encoding winged helix DNA-binding domain-containing protein — protein sequence MNPHHIRLPGSLSWQSVTHHEIALLRLHNQSLWTQQDTQPAGLLGRLAAVQAQEFAYAKWSIGQRTSGATHEGIQRAYVEGSILRTHVLRPTWHFVHPSDIGWLLDLTAPRIRILNGFTQREHGIEEAMLRRSNAVLAKVLAGGHHLTRTELASKLAAARLPSTGVPLAYLVMHAELGKLICSGAMRGKQHTYALMEERVPAAPALIRDEALAELARRYFATRGPATIRDFATWSSLTLAEARRGLQAVQHGLERLHADGREYWLAPADPRPAVKSPRIDLVQCYDEYIMSYSESRDVLGFGALDRPQFVHFIMLDGLRIGRWRHQLGKGGAEVQTSLDRPLNAREAAALQSAIRRYQRFHGGDS from the coding sequence GTGAATCCCCATCATATCCGGCTGCCCGGCTCGTTATCCTGGCAGTCAGTGACGCACCATGAGATCGCGCTGCTGCGCCTCCACAACCAATCGCTTTGGACCCAGCAGGACACGCAGCCGGCCGGCCTGCTGGGGCGCCTGGCCGCGGTGCAGGCGCAGGAGTTCGCCTACGCCAAATGGTCCATCGGACAGCGCACCAGCGGAGCCACGCACGAGGGCATTCAACGCGCCTATGTGGAAGGGTCCATCCTCCGCACGCACGTGCTGCGGCCCACGTGGCACTTTGTGCATCCGTCCGACATCGGCTGGCTGCTCGATCTCACTGCCCCGCGCATCCGCATCCTGAACGGCTTTACCCAGCGCGAGCACGGCATCGAGGAAGCGATGTTGCGGCGGAGCAACGCAGTGCTCGCCAAAGTGCTCGCAGGCGGCCATCACCTTACCCGCACAGAACTCGCCTCCAAACTGGCCGCCGCCCGCCTGCCATCCACAGGCGTCCCGCTGGCGTATCTGGTCATGCATGCCGAACTGGGCAAGCTGATCTGCAGCGGAGCCATGCGCGGCAAACAGCATACGTACGCACTGATGGAGGAACGGGTGCCGGCCGCCCCGGCATTGATCCGCGACGAAGCCCTGGCCGAACTCGCCCGCCGCTACTTCGCCACCCGCGGCCCCGCTACTATCCGCGATTTTGCGACCTGGTCGAGCCTGACCCTTGCCGAGGCCCGCCGCGGCCTGCAGGCCGTGCAACATGGCTTGGAACGCCTCCATGCCGATGGCCGGGAGTACTGGCTGGCGCCGGCGGATCCGCGCCCGGCCGTGAAATCGCCACGCATCGATCTCGTTCAGTGCTACGACGAGTACATCATGTCGTATAGCGAGAGCCGGGATGTGTTGGGCTTCGGCGCGCTCGACCGGCCGCAGTTCGTCCATTTCATCATGCTGGACGGCCTCAGGATCGGGCGCTGGAGACATCAACTCGGCAAGGGAGGAGCCGAGGTGCAGACCAGCCTCGATCGCCCATTGAACGCCCGGGAGGCTGCAGCGCTGCAGTCAGCGATTCGCCGTTACCAGCGCTTCCACGGCGGAGACAGCTAG
- a CDS encoding CRTAC1 family protein, with protein MRPAAPAMFTLLAGVALAVWLGVPAHSAESPIRFSLQTAGFPLESCETPERHAPETMAGGVALFDYDRDGDLDLFLTNGADIKTLKKSSSKYSNRLLANDGKGHFTDVTEKAKLAGTGFDNGVAVGDFDNDGWPDLFVGGVHRNTLYRNKGDGTFQDVTAKAGLNQPDKEFGLLWSVGGAWVDVNNDGRLDLVVVNYLVWDFATEPACTGEGRREYCHPKMYKRSPNQLYLNNGDGTFTDASASSGLRAHPGKGMGIAIADYDLDGLMDIFVANDKVYNSLFHNKGSSRFEEVAFSAGVALVDSGDFISGMGVDFNDLDNDGYPDIVLVALDDETFPLYRNTGKGEFTDVTRTSGMGPLSLSMAGYSPTIGDFDNDGWKDIFVTRGHVQSLQAAPRITVEQHNTVFRNLGKMRFAALTAEAGLAAGSARRHRGSAIGDLNGDGRLDTVVSALGAAPEVWMNESPAAAHWLEIQLEGTKSNRDGIGARIRMVTAAGTQWQQASTSAGYASSSAGPVHFGLGADSAISLVEIRWPSGLVQQWKDVRPDRVWKVKEGVQ; from the coding sequence ATGAGACCAGCGGCACCGGCGATGTTCACGTTGCTTGCAGGTGTGGCACTGGCTGTCTGGCTGGGCGTGCCGGCGCACAGCGCGGAGAGCCCCATCCGCTTCTCCCTGCAAACGGCGGGCTTCCCGCTGGAGAGTTGCGAGACGCCGGAGCGCCATGCGCCCGAGACCATGGCCGGCGGGGTGGCCCTGTTCGACTACGATCGCGATGGCGACCTGGACTTGTTCCTCACCAATGGCGCCGACATCAAGACACTGAAGAAGTCGTCGTCGAAGTACTCCAATCGTCTGTTGGCGAACGACGGCAAGGGGCATTTCACCGATGTCACCGAGAAGGCGAAGTTGGCCGGAACGGGCTTCGACAACGGCGTGGCGGTGGGCGATTTCGACAACGACGGCTGGCCCGATCTCTTTGTCGGCGGGGTCCACAGGAATACGCTGTACCGCAACAAAGGAGACGGCACGTTCCAGGACGTCACCGCGAAGGCCGGCCTGAATCAGCCGGACAAGGAGTTTGGCCTGCTGTGGTCAGTGGGAGGGGCGTGGGTCGACGTCAACAATGACGGGCGGCTGGACCTGGTGGTGGTCAACTACCTGGTGTGGGACTTCGCCACCGAACCGGCGTGCACGGGCGAAGGCCGGCGCGAGTATTGCCATCCAAAGATGTACAAGCGCTCGCCGAACCAGCTTTATCTCAACAACGGTGATGGGACGTTTACGGACGCATCCGCTTCCTCCGGGCTGAGGGCACATCCCGGCAAGGGCATGGGCATTGCGATCGCCGACTACGACCTGGACGGCCTGATGGACATCTTCGTCGCCAACGACAAGGTGTACAACAGCCTGTTCCATAACAAGGGCAGCAGCCGGTTCGAAGAGGTCGCGTTCTCGGCGGGTGTGGCGCTGGTGGACAGCGGAGACTTCATCTCGGGCATGGGTGTCGACTTCAACGACCTGGACAACGACGGCTATCCCGACATCGTGCTGGTGGCGCTGGACGACGAGACTTTTCCGCTCTACCGCAACACGGGCAAGGGCGAGTTTACGGATGTGACGCGCACCAGCGGCATGGGGCCGTTGAGCCTGTCGATGGCGGGTTACTCGCCGACGATCGGCGACTTCGACAACGACGGCTGGAAAGACATCTTCGTGACGCGCGGGCACGTGCAGTCGCTGCAGGCGGCTCCGCGGATCACAGTGGAGCAGCACAATACGGTGTTCCGCAATCTCGGCAAGATGCGGTTTGCGGCGCTGACGGCAGAAGCCGGCCTGGCGGCAGGTTCCGCACGGCGGCACCGGGGCTCGGCCATCGGCGACCTGAACGGCGACGGCCGCCTGGATACGGTGGTGTCGGCGCTGGGCGCGGCGCCGGAAGTCTGGATGAACGAGAGTCCGGCGGCCGCGCACTGGCTGGAGATCCAACTGGAAGGGACGAAGAGCAACCGCGACGGCATTGGCGCGCGCATCCGGATGGTGACGGCCGCAGGCACGCAGTGGCAGCAGGCGTCGACCAGCGCGGGCTATGCCTCGTCGAGCGCGGGCCCGGTCCACTTCGGCCTCGGCGCGGATTCGGCTATTTCGCTCGTGGAGATCCGCTGGCCCTCGGGCCTGGTCCAGCAATGGAAGGATGTCCGTCCTGATCGTGTCTGGAAGGTGAAGGAAGGCGTGCAGTAG
- a CDS encoding FG-GAP-like repeat-containing protein, with protein MKRRQFLAGLAAGGLLTERAHAFAPYPLKFRLAAPYAPALSFVEAGSDEFTGEKAALDQEHQLSRAVREGTLPFSKNCRGGSPAPRAYETLAEGVSRGAFGAEEGVAEGWTRWRASLGEVRSARFYALPDNIARFDIRALRDGRLEHRTGAWRVEWDGAEISRLEPLEETLVRGEKPWFHDVTGHAFEDDPAFREQLARGVPYWRARLDPACGLDVYGENGVAVADIDGDGLDEIYICQPGGLPNRLYKWDGGRLKDISAAAGLDLLDDTACALFVDLRNSGRQDLVLVRSNQPLLFLNDGHGKFQLAPDVFRFATKPQGSFTSVAAADFDRDGRLDLYFCCYVYYQSEAQYRYPVPYHDAQNGPPNFLFRNRLNEKPGYFEDVTAATGMNHNNNRFSFAATWCDYNGDGWPDLYVTNDFGRKNLYRNVEGQFRDVAEEAGVVDLGPGMSAAWLDYDGDGRPDLLVSNMWSACGQRVVNDAAFGPVRKDPALLSSYRHHVKGNSLYRNLGDGRFEYTGDAQGIEMCPWSWSCDGADVDNDGSPELYVACGMVNNGGSTDLMSYFYRQVVAKSPVRQTAAPAYENGWNAINQLIRQDYSWAAPEPNMFFARRAGRYYNFSGVSGLDLAEDSRAFAFTDIDGDGNLDIVLKSRCGPQVRVLQNDCGVDRNKLVLALRGTKSNRDAIGARVEVDGQVKWIAAGSGYLSQHTKRLHFGLSNKSKAEKVTVLWPTGERQDLGPLAAGFLYEVVEGQAQVAAKPLAKPSAWPKGPAVVADNVSRLHSTWFWEPVPLPEKRRGPGLLVVHAGETLPSIDGPVDRLDLRQAPVELAAAYSILRRYLFDHRVELETPLWLLVDGESKVRKIYAEAPDGGELKADLQSLGGPLPEPRGLPFPGIYTGRPRRDYYKFGGALLQAGYPEQALPYLEEMLRRTPDNPKALLAVGRIHLEGKRFDLARGVLQRAVELDPRLPEGWNELGGVEAQAGRWPEALKYYEKALALAPELPYVLLNAAHAQEEAGHGIEAERLFRRLLELEPNNVDAANGLGLFLAKQGKTDEARKLFEKAISIRRDDSSAINNLGVLYMNIGQPNDAIAAFRYGIQVAPDNETLYLNLARVHVQLGQRESARGVMRELLAKQPGNAMAQRALKSLEGQ; from the coding sequence GTGAAACGCAGGCAATTCCTGGCGGGTCTCGCGGCCGGCGGCCTCTTGACCGAACGGGCTCACGCCTTCGCGCCGTACCCCCTGAAATTCCGGCTGGCGGCGCCGTATGCGCCCGCGCTTTCGTTTGTGGAGGCCGGGTCCGACGAGTTCACGGGAGAGAAGGCGGCGCTGGACCAGGAGCACCAACTGTCACGCGCCGTGCGTGAGGGAACACTCCCCTTCTCGAAGAACTGCCGCGGAGGATCGCCCGCCCCTCGTGCGTACGAGACGCTGGCCGAGGGCGTTTCCCGGGGAGCATTTGGGGCTGAGGAAGGCGTCGCCGAGGGCTGGACCCGCTGGCGGGCCTCGTTAGGGGAAGTTCGATCGGCGCGATTCTACGCGCTGCCTGACAACATCGCCCGTTTCGATATTCGTGCCCTGCGCGACGGCCGCCTGGAGCACCGTACCGGCGCGTGGCGCGTCGAGTGGGATGGGGCGGAAATCTCGCGGCTCGAGCCGTTGGAAGAGACGCTGGTGCGCGGCGAAAAGCCCTGGTTTCACGATGTGACGGGGCATGCGTTTGAAGACGATCCAGCGTTTCGCGAGCAACTGGCGCGCGGAGTGCCCTATTGGCGGGCGCGGCTGGATCCGGCCTGCGGGCTGGATGTATACGGTGAGAACGGCGTCGCTGTGGCCGACATCGACGGCGATGGGCTCGACGAGATCTATATCTGCCAGCCGGGCGGACTGCCCAACCGCCTGTACAAATGGGACGGCGGCAGACTGAAGGATATTTCGGCCGCGGCCGGGCTTGACCTGCTGGACGACACCGCCTGTGCGCTCTTCGTGGACCTGCGGAACAGCGGCCGCCAGGATCTCGTGCTAGTCCGGTCGAACCAGCCGCTGCTCTTCCTGAACGACGGGCACGGCAAGTTCCAACTCGCGCCGGACGTGTTTCGATTCGCTACGAAACCCCAGGGCTCGTTCACGAGCGTAGCGGCGGCCGACTTCGACCGTGACGGGCGGCTCGACCTCTACTTCTGCTGCTATGTCTACTACCAGAGCGAGGCGCAATACCGCTATCCGGTGCCCTATCACGATGCGCAGAATGGTCCGCCCAACTTCCTGTTCCGGAATCGCCTGAACGAGAAACCCGGCTATTTCGAAGACGTGACGGCCGCCACCGGCATGAACCACAACAACAACCGGTTCAGCTTCGCGGCCACGTGGTGCGACTACAACGGTGATGGCTGGCCGGACCTGTATGTGACGAACGATTTCGGGCGGAAGAACCTCTACCGCAATGTGGAAGGGCAGTTCCGCGATGTGGCCGAAGAGGCGGGCGTCGTCGATCTTGGTCCGGGCATGAGCGCGGCGTGGCTGGACTACGATGGCGACGGCCGGCCCGATCTGCTGGTGTCGAACATGTGGAGCGCCTGCGGGCAACGTGTTGTCAACGATGCGGCCTTCGGGCCGGTGCGCAAGGATCCGGCGCTGCTGTCCTCCTACCGGCACCACGTGAAAGGCAACTCGCTGTACCGCAACCTGGGAGACGGGCGGTTTGAGTATACGGGCGATGCGCAGGGGATTGAGATGTGCCCGTGGTCGTGGTCGTGCGACGGGGCGGACGTCGACAACGATGGCTCGCCCGAGTTGTATGTCGCGTGCGGGATGGTGAACAACGGCGGATCCACTGACCTGATGAGCTACTTCTACCGGCAGGTGGTGGCGAAGTCGCCGGTGCGCCAGACGGCCGCTCCGGCGTATGAGAACGGCTGGAACGCGATCAATCAACTGATCCGGCAGGATTACTCGTGGGCGGCTCCGGAGCCGAACATGTTCTTCGCACGGCGGGCCGGACGCTATTACAACTTCTCCGGTGTCAGCGGCCTGGATCTGGCCGAAGACAGCCGGGCCTTCGCCTTCACCGACATCGACGGCGACGGCAATCTCGACATCGTCCTGAAGAGCCGGTGCGGGCCGCAGGTGCGGGTGTTGCAGAACGACTGCGGCGTGGACCGGAACAAGCTGGTGCTTGCCTTGCGCGGGACGAAGTCGAATCGTGATGCCATCGGTGCGCGCGTCGAAGTGGACGGGCAGGTGAAGTGGATCGCGGCCGGATCGGGCTACTTGTCACAGCATACGAAACGGCTCCATTTCGGGCTGTCGAACAAGTCAAAGGCTGAGAAGGTGACCGTCCTCTGGCCGACAGGCGAGAGGCAGGACCTGGGTCCGCTGGCGGCGGGATTCCTGTATGAAGTGGTGGAGGGGCAGGCGCAGGTTGCCGCCAAACCGCTGGCCAAGCCATCGGCGTGGCCAAAGGGACCCGCGGTGGTGGCCGACAACGTGTCGCGGCTGCATTCCACCTGGTTCTGGGAGCCGGTACCCCTGCCCGAGAAGCGGCGCGGTCCGGGCCTGCTGGTTGTGCATGCCGGAGAGACGTTGCCTTCCATCGATGGCCCGGTGGACCGCCTGGATTTGCGGCAGGCACCGGTGGAACTGGCGGCTGCCTATTCGATTCTGCGGCGCTATCTGTTCGACCACCGGGTGGAACTGGAAACACCGCTGTGGTTGCTGGTCGATGGGGAAAGCAAGGTCCGGAAGATCTATGCGGAGGCCCCAGACGGCGGCGAGCTAAAGGCCGACCTGCAGTCGCTGGGCGGACCGCTGCCGGAACCGCGCGGACTGCCGTTCCCCGGGATCTACACCGGCCGGCCGAGACGCGACTACTACAAGTTTGGTGGAGCGCTGCTGCAAGCCGGCTACCCCGAGCAGGCGCTGCCCTATCTCGAGGAGATGCTGCGGCGCACGCCCGACAACCCCAAAGCGCTGCTGGCGGTGGGCCGGATCCATCTGGAAGGGAAGCGTTTCGACCTCGCCCGCGGAGTGTTGCAGCGCGCCGTCGAACTGGACCCCCGCCTGCCCGAAGGATGGAACGAATTAGGCGGGGTGGAGGCGCAGGCGGGGCGGTGGCCCGAGGCCTTGAAGTACTACGAGAAGGCTCTGGCGCTGGCCCCGGAGCTGCCGTATGTCCTGCTGAATGCGGCGCACGCCCAAGAGGAGGCCGGTCATGGAATCGAAGCTGAGCGGCTCTTCCGGCGCCTGCTGGAACTGGAGCCGAACAATGTCGATGCAGCGAACGGCCTGGGGCTCTTCCTGGCGAAACAGGGCAAAACCGACGAGGCGCGCAAACTGTTTGAGAAGGCGATCTCGATCAGGCGCGACGACTCCTCGGCCATCAACAACCTGGGTGTGCTCTACATGAACATCGGGCAACCGAACGACGCGATCGCGGCGTTCCGCTATGGCATCCAGGTGGCTCCGGACAACGAGACGCTGTATCTGAATCTGGCGCGAGTCCATGTGCAGTTGGGGCAACGCGAAAGCGCGCGCGGCGTCATGCGCGAACTGTTGGCGAAGCAGCCCGGCAATGCCATGGCGCAGAGGGCGCTGAAGTCCCTGGAGGGGCAATGA